AGGCTTTATCTCGGCCCTTTTAGCAACAGAAGGTTATAAGCCTATCAAAATTAATGCTCTGCTGGAAAGTGAATCCAATAAAGAATCAGCCCATCTGAAAAAAAGTATTGCTGACCTTGTGGTCCAGGATGAAAACGACAATAAATATATTGTGGAGATTGAACGCTCGTTCACCCCTAACTTTATGCACAAAGCGTGCTTTAATACCTCAAGGCTTGTGGTTGACAGCATTTCTGGTAACCAAGACTATACGACCATCAAGAAAGTTTTCCATATCAGTTTGCTTTACTTTTCTACTCGAGAGATGAAAAAGCCTATTTATCACGGTAAGACGATTATCCATGAAATCGACACATCCCAACCTGTGACCATGCGAGTAGCCAACCAAGGCTTGGTGATGTTTGAGCATAAGGATATTTTCCCTGAATATTTCTTTATCTCGATTCCTTTGTTTGATGAGCTGGTTCATCAAGAAATTGATGAATGGCTTTACATGATGAAGCATTCTGACGTGAAGAGTGATTTTAAGTCGCCTTATATGAAGAAGGTTCAGGAACGATTAGCCGTTTTGAAGATGAGTGACGAAGAACGAGGGGAATATTATCAATATCTCAAAGAGGCCGTTCATTCCCAGGATGTCCTAACAGCGGCTGAAGAAAAAGGCGAGATAAGAGGCATTGAAAAAGGCAAGGAGGAAGCCAAGCTAGAGATTGCGAAGAATCTTTTAGCGTCTGGCATGGATACAAATACCGTTGCGTCCATCACCA
This genomic interval from Candidatus Finniella inopinata contains the following:
- a CDS encoding Rpn family recombination-promoting nuclease/putative transposase, with product MSDKPLISFDYAIKYLLKSKGDYDIVEGFISALLATEGYKPIKINALLESESNKESAHLKKSIADLVVQDENDNKYIVEIERSFTPNFMHKACFNTSRLVVDSISGNQDYTTIKKVFHISLLYFSTREMKKPIYHGKTIIHEIDTSQPVTMRVANQGLVMFEHKDIFPEYFFISIPLFDELVHQEIDEWLYMMKHSDVKSDFKSPYMKKVQERLAVLKMSDEERGEYYQYLKEAVHSQDVLTAAEEKGEIRGIEKGKEEAKLEIAKNLLASGMDTNTVASITKLTKKDVEGLESEMG